A single Paratractidigestivibacter faecalis DNA region contains:
- a CDS encoding LytR/AlgR family response regulator transcription factor — protein MLDVAIVDDEEDVRAELGQMVRRFCAQEGERVCVHEYADGSELLDAAAASCHDVILLDIEMAQVDGMDAAHELRRRGVGAQIVFVTNMAQYAIRGYEVGAFDFVVKPVEYPVFAFKFKRVLEAVRSRRRDLVTLETRDGFVRMDAADILYVEVRGHKLTYHTARGPIEIWGTMKAATAELGPRGFAACNACYLVNLDHVTGLSGEYVRMGEESLKMSRGKSRDFVDALTRSMGR, from the coding sequence ATGCTTGACGTTGCCATCGTCGACGACGAGGAGGACGTGCGCGCCGAGCTGGGGCAGATGGTCCGGCGCTTCTGCGCGCAGGAGGGCGAGCGCGTCTGCGTCCATGAGTACGCGGACGGCTCGGAGCTTCTGGACGCGGCTGCCGCCAGCTGCCATGACGTCATCCTTCTGGACATAGAGATGGCCCAGGTGGACGGCATGGACGCCGCCCACGAGCTGCGCCGCCGCGGCGTCGGCGCACAGATCGTTTTCGTGACCAACATGGCACAGTACGCCATCCGCGGCTACGAGGTCGGCGCCTTCGACTTCGTCGTCAAGCCGGTGGAGTACCCGGTCTTTGCCTTCAAGTTCAAACGGGTGCTCGAGGCCGTGCGCTCCCGCCGCCGCGACCTGGTCACCCTTGAGACCAGGGACGGCTTCGTGCGCATGGACGCCGCGGACATCCTCTACGTCGAGGTGCGCGGCCACAAGCTGACCTACCACACCGCGCGCGGCCCCATCGAGATCTGGGGCACCATGAAGGCCGCAACGGCCGAGCTGGGCCCCCGGGGCTTTGCCGCCTGCAACGCCTGCTACCTGGTGAACCTCGACCACGTGACCGGCCTTTCCGGCGAGTACGTGCGCATGGGGGAGGAGAGCCTCAAGATGAGTCGCGGCAAGTCGCGCGACTTCGTGGACGCCCTCACGCGCTCCATGGGGAGGTAG
- a CDS encoding glycoside hydrolase family 3 N-terminal domain-containing protein: protein MNVSRRGFIAGSALTAGLVGLAGCSANGAATGAADPLAAPAADKYPIEPDKEGTEAKWSSEEVRDGWTRVTNNDGGATLGVADEARIIQVDGYAFRDMDGDGKLSLFEDWRQSADDRAADLASQLTGEECIQLMWHGGVQGVADRPGSKVDANDTSLLDKGSCAGVSRLGGDGDSYATVIAWINNIQTKCEQRPHGIPYICSVDPYATLGIPSTVGLAPAMDKDLWRKAGMWIGRAWSSIGVRCELGPQIDLYTDPTVARLNGAETEDPALARDFARAFAGGMQSTWGDDDATDDQGWGKDSVATMLKHFVGAGAIEGGRNDHGDTGKFDVFPGDNYQAHLIPFLDGGMKLDSKTEQMAAVMPNYGIPFSEDAEYGERVGGGLNKIQLSILRNAGWDGMYTTDWGIITSGRGTENMTEQERYRMMVDGSIDQYGGGFEPDEVGYPVYEDMKKDMGEDAALERVRESARRIFKLMVHTQLFDQPFSSRDTAKAIFTSDAAAKFASECNDKCVIMLKNAGNVIAKGGISDKPKVYIPQVFTPSSSGFTGTTPASIASCFDAQVAAEHFDVVTDTVGDPSGVPLEGETEAQYQEGDIARATAEDLADVKYAIIKVKNPQDAYDGVEGATGIFGAQAGDTITYVPISLQYRPYTADGPNVRQVSLAGDPADGKTWAEHGTESGVAMENRSYYGKSTHATNESDLDLVIDTKAKLPADAKLILIVDADHPMIFSEIEPYADVILMGWAGDAGPSGSGFNIPADSYARIITGEVEPSGLLQFQMPKDMDTVEAQLEDVPRDMDCYTDADGNTYDFCFGLNWSGVIDDERTKTYKAAPLTKPEAEVKADK, encoded by the coding sequence ATGAACGTCTCACGCAGGGGATTCATCGCAGGTTCCGCGCTGACCGCGGGACTGGTGGGCCTTGCCGGCTGCAGCGCCAATGGCGCCGCCACCGGAGCTGCCGACCCGCTTGCCGCTCCCGCCGCCGACAAGTATCCCATCGAGCCCGACAAGGAGGGCACCGAGGCCAAGTGGTCCAGCGAGGAGGTCCGCGACGGCTGGACGCGCGTGACCAACAACGACGGAGGCGCCACGCTGGGCGTCGCCGACGAGGCCCGCATCATCCAGGTTGACGGCTACGCCTTCCGCGACATGGACGGCGACGGCAAGCTTAGCCTCTTTGAGGACTGGCGCCAGAGCGCCGACGACCGCGCCGCGGACCTCGCGAGCCAGCTCACCGGCGAGGAGTGCATCCAGCTCATGTGGCACGGCGGCGTCCAGGGCGTCGCGGATAGGCCCGGTTCCAAGGTCGACGCCAACGACACGAGCCTGCTTGACAAGGGCTCCTGCGCAGGCGTTTCTCGCCTGGGCGGCGATGGCGACTCCTACGCCACCGTCATCGCCTGGATCAACAACATCCAGACCAAGTGCGAGCAGCGCCCGCACGGCATCCCGTACATCTGCTCCGTTGACCCGTACGCCACGCTGGGCATTCCCTCCACCGTCGGCCTGGCCCCCGCCATGGACAAGGACCTCTGGCGCAAGGCGGGCATGTGGATCGGACGCGCCTGGAGCTCCATTGGCGTCCGCTGCGAGCTTGGTCCCCAGATCGACCTCTACACCGACCCGACGGTCGCCCGCCTGAACGGCGCCGAGACCGAGGACCCGGCCCTTGCCCGCGACTTCGCCCGCGCCTTCGCCGGCGGCATGCAGTCCACCTGGGGCGACGACGACGCCACCGACGACCAGGGCTGGGGCAAGGACTCCGTTGCCACCATGCTCAAGCACTTCGTGGGCGCCGGCGCCATCGAGGGTGGCCGCAACGACCACGGCGACACCGGCAAGTTCGATGTCTTCCCCGGCGACAACTACCAGGCTCACCTCATCCCGTTCCTTGACGGCGGCATGAAGCTCGACTCCAAGACCGAGCAGATGGCGGCCGTGATGCCCAACTACGGCATCCCGTTCTCCGAGGACGCCGAGTATGGCGAGCGCGTGGGCGGCGGCCTCAACAAGATCCAGCTCTCCATCCTGCGCAACGCCGGCTGGGATGGCATGTACACCACCGACTGGGGCATCATCACCTCCGGCCGCGGCACCGAGAACATGACGGAGCAGGAGCGCTACCGCATGATGGTCGACGGCTCCATCGACCAGTACGGCGGCGGTTTCGAGCCCGACGAGGTCGGCTATCCCGTCTACGAGGACATGAAGAAGGACATGGGCGAGGACGCCGCCCTGGAGCGCGTGCGCGAGTCCGCCCGACGCATCTTCAAGCTGATGGTCCACACCCAGCTCTTCGACCAGCCGTTCTCCAGCCGTGACACGGCCAAGGCGATCTTCACCAGCGACGCGGCCGCCAAGTTCGCCTCCGAGTGCAACGACAAGTGCGTCATCATGCTGAAGAACGCGGGCAACGTCATCGCCAAGGGCGGCATCTCCGACAAGCCCAAGGTCTACATCCCGCAGGTCTTCACGCCCAGCTCCTCCGGCTTCACGGGCACCACGCCGGCCAGCATCGCCTCCTGCTTCGACGCCCAGGTCGCGGCCGAGCACTTTGATGTCGTGACCGACACCGTGGGCGACCCCTCTGGCGTTCCGCTTGAGGGCGAGACCGAGGCCCAGTACCAGGAGGGCGACATCGCCCGCGCCACTGCCGAGGACCTCGCCGACGTCAAGTACGCCATCATCAAGGTCAAGAACCCGCAGGACGCCTACGACGGCGTCGAGGGCGCGACGGGCATCTTTGGCGCCCAGGCTGGCGACACCATCACCTACGTGCCCATCTCCCTGCAGTACCGTCCGTACACTGCAGATGGCCCCAACGTGCGCCAGGTCTCCCTTGCCGGCGACCCCGCCGATGGCAAGACTTGGGCGGAGCACGGCACCGAGTCCGGCGTTGCCATGGAGAACCGCAGCTACTACGGCAAGTCCACGCACGCTACCAACGAGAGCGACCTCGACCTGGTCATCGACACCAAGGCCAAGCTGCCGGCCGATGCCAAGCTGATCCTCATTGTCGACGCCGACCACCCGATGATCTTCTCCGAGATCGAGCCCTACGCCGACGTCATCCTCATGGGCTGGGCGGGCGACGCCGGTCCTTCCGGCTCCGGCTTCAACATCCCGGCCGACAGCTACGCCCGCATCATCACCGGTGAGGTCGAGCCCTCCGGCCTGCTGCAGTTCCAGATGCCCAAGGACATGGACACCGTCGAGGCCCAACTCGAGGACGTCCCGCGCGACATGGACTGCTACACCGACGCCGACGGCAACACCTACGACTTCTGCTTCGGCCTCAACTGGAGCGGCGTCATCGATGACGAGCGCACCAAGACCTACAAGGCCGCCCCGCTGACCAAGCCAGAGGCCGAGGTCAAGGCCGACAAGTAA
- a CDS encoding ATP-binding protein, whose product MMGPNAFRFALSMMLQLAACAVPLCAHLERRGDTAVRGLLAVGVFLAGELLQEPLRQSVLGSNLPILMLTFGITLFSTCVAVLLVWRISFWQSLFCATAAYIGQNLMSGTANLIESIVELGLFPGHPWPTNLLIAAAIVYPFYLLLFVRQIRRHNLADISEPQIVLVALAVVATVIGLDVVVKSLGVRVFGLETYLMARLAHGVLCAFTLYAEQKILAARQLATEREVERRMAAERERQYQLSRKNIDAINVKCHDIKHQIRSLADGGRVANGRALEDLAAEIAIYDSTVKTGNPALDVILTEKGLVCSGEKITLSVIADGRALECLEPQEIYSLFGNALDNAIEAVRGIGEPERRLVSLNVRRSGTMCVINVENSCDVAPAFRDGLPVTTKADAGNHGFGTRSMRGIVERHGGVLTMGCEDGIFHVDALLPVA is encoded by the coding sequence ATGATGGGCCCGAACGCGTTTCGCTTCGCGCTGTCCATGATGCTGCAGCTGGCGGCCTGCGCCGTGCCCCTATGCGCCCACCTTGAGCGACGCGGCGACACGGCCGTGCGAGGCCTTCTGGCCGTCGGCGTGTTCCTGGCAGGCGAGCTCTTGCAGGAGCCCCTGCGCCAGAGCGTGCTGGGATCGAATCTGCCCATCCTCATGCTGACCTTCGGTATCACGCTCTTCTCCACGTGCGTGGCGGTGCTGCTGGTGTGGCGGATCTCGTTCTGGCAGTCGCTTTTCTGCGCCACGGCGGCCTACATAGGCCAGAACCTCATGAGCGGAACGGCCAACCTCATTGAGTCGATTGTGGAGCTGGGCCTGTTCCCAGGCCACCCCTGGCCGACGAACCTCCTCATTGCCGCGGCCATTGTCTACCCGTTCTACCTGCTGCTCTTTGTGCGGCAGATTCGCCGGCACAACCTGGCCGACATCAGCGAGCCACAGATCGTCCTGGTGGCGCTGGCCGTGGTGGCCACGGTCATCGGGCTTGACGTGGTGGTCAAGAGCCTGGGCGTGCGCGTCTTCGGGCTTGAGACCTACCTCATGGCGCGCCTGGCCCACGGCGTGCTGTGCGCCTTCACGCTCTACGCCGAGCAGAAGATCCTGGCGGCGCGCCAGCTTGCCACCGAACGCGAGGTGGAGCGGCGCATGGCGGCCGAGCGCGAGCGCCAGTACCAGCTCAGCCGCAAGAACATCGACGCCATCAACGTGAAGTGCCACGACATCAAGCACCAGATCCGCTCTCTGGCGGACGGTGGGCGCGTGGCCAACGGGCGGGCGCTGGAGGACCTGGCGGCAGAGATCGCCATCTACGACTCCACGGTCAAGACCGGAAACCCGGCCCTGGACGTCATCCTCACCGAGAAGGGCCTGGTCTGCTCAGGCGAGAAGATTACGCTGTCCGTCATTGCGGACGGCCGTGCGCTGGAGTGCCTGGAGCCGCAGGAGATCTACTCGCTCTTTGGAAACGCGCTGGACAACGCCATAGAGGCGGTGCGCGGAATCGGGGAGCCGGAGCGGCGCCTGGTCTCGCTCAACGTGCGGCGCTCCGGCACCATGTGCGTCATCAACGTCGAGAACAGCTGCGACGTGGCGCCCGCCTTCAGGGACGGCCTGCCCGTCACCACCAAGGCTGACGCCGGCAACCACGGCTTTGGGACGCGCAGCATGAGGGGCATCGTCGAGCGGCACGGCGGGGTCCTCACGATGGGGTGCGAGGACGGAATCTTCCACGTGGACGCCCTGCTACCGGTGGCGTGA
- a CDS encoding 2,3-butanediol dehydrogenase — MKAARWYKAGDIRVEDVPECQIDEDYDVKVKLHWCGICGSDLHEYLMGPIFIPVGDPHPVTGEAAPVIMGHEFSGEVVEVGPNVTNVKPGDRVVVEPIVCDDTCPSCKAGKPNLCQNLGFHGLAGKGGGFAEYTAFRHKFVHKIPDTLPYDKAALVEPISVGYHSLEAGDFKPGMTAVVSGAGTIGLATIESLKAMGASKVFVIQRKSVRQEYAKNSGADAVLDPSECDVVAEIMRLTDGYGADIAFECTGAQACFDQEVAAVHAGGTVVVTSIWEKGVSFDLNALVIPEKKIVGSICYCGNDFDDVIRLMDEGKIPANGFITKKVALDDIVSEGFETLTGPEKKKQVKILVSANPDELGA; from the coding sequence ATGAAGGCTGCACGTTGGTACAAGGCGGGGGACATCCGCGTCGAGGACGTCCCGGAGTGCCAGATCGACGAGGACTACGACGTCAAGGTCAAGCTGCACTGGTGCGGCATCTGCGGCTCCGACCTGCACGAGTACCTCATGGGCCCGATCTTCATCCCCGTGGGTGACCCGCACCCGGTCACCGGCGAGGCCGCGCCCGTCATCATGGGCCACGAGTTCTCCGGCGAGGTCGTCGAGGTCGGGCCCAACGTCACTAACGTCAAGCCCGGCGACCGCGTGGTCGTCGAGCCCATCGTCTGCGACGACACCTGCCCGTCCTGCAAGGCCGGCAAGCCCAACCTCTGCCAGAACCTCGGCTTCCACGGCCTGGCCGGCAAGGGCGGTGGCTTTGCCGAGTACACCGCCTTCCGCCACAAGTTCGTCCACAAGATTCCCGACACGCTGCCGTACGACAAGGCCGCGCTCGTGGAGCCCATCTCCGTGGGCTACCACTCCCTCGAGGCTGGCGACTTCAAGCCCGGTATGACGGCCGTCGTCTCCGGTGCCGGCACCATCGGCCTGGCCACCATCGAGAGCCTGAAGGCCATGGGCGCGAGCAAGGTCTTCGTCATCCAGCGCAAGTCCGTGCGCCAGGAATACGCCAAGAACTCCGGTGCCGACGCGGTTCTCGACCCGTCCGAGTGCGACGTCGTGGCAGAGATCATGCGCCTGACCGACGGCTATGGCGCCGACATCGCGTTTGAGTGCACGGGCGCGCAGGCCTGCTTTGACCAGGAGGTTGCGGCCGTGCACGCCGGCGGCACCGTGGTGGTGACCTCCATCTGGGAGAAGGGCGTGAGCTTCGACCTCAACGCGCTGGTCATTCCCGAGAAGAAGATCGTGGGCTCCATCTGCTACTGCGGCAACGACTTCGACGACGTCATCCGTCTCATGGACGAGGGCAAGATTCCTGCCAACGGCTTCATCACCAAGAAGGTGGCCCTGGACGACATCGTCTCCGAGGGCTTCGAGACCCTGACCGGTCCCGAGAAGAAGAAGCAGGTCAAGATCCTGGTCTCCGCCAACCCGGACGAGCTGGGCGCGTAG
- a CDS encoding MogA/MoaB family molybdenum cofactor biosynthesis protein, protein MTESAQKVAYTAAVVTVSDRGAAGEREDASGPALVALLVERGYDVVRTAIVPDERTDIERELRSCAEADVALVLTTGGTGFSPRDVTPEATAAVCERMAPGIPEAMRAASMQITDRACLSREAAGICGRTLVVNLPGSPKAALENVSAVIGPIAHGLRILRGGQADCAAGV, encoded by the coding sequence ATGACTGAGAGCGCCCAGAAGGTCGCCTACACGGCGGCCGTCGTCACGGTGAGCGACCGCGGCGCGGCCGGCGAGCGCGAGGACGCGAGCGGCCCCGCGCTGGTGGCGCTGCTCGTGGAGCGCGGCTACGACGTGGTCCGCACGGCCATCGTGCCCGACGAGCGCACGGACATCGAGCGCGAGCTGCGCTCCTGCGCGGAGGCCGACGTCGCCCTGGTGCTGACCACGGGCGGGACGGGCTTCTCGCCGAGGGACGTCACGCCGGAGGCCACCGCCGCGGTGTGCGAGCGCATGGCGCCCGGCATTCCCGAGGCCATGAGAGCCGCGAGCATGCAGATTACCGACCGTGCGTGCCTCTCTCGCGAGGCAGCGGGCATCTGCGGCCGCACGCTGGTGGTGAACCTCCCCGGCAGTCCCAAGGCCGCGCTGGAGAACGTCTCTGCGGTCATCGGGCCCATCGCGCATGGCCTGCGCATCCTGCGAGGCGGGCAGGCCGACTGCGCGGCGGGGGTGTAG
- a CDS encoding M20 family metallopeptidase, which produces MDTAWNLAQDLVRIDSSDPGTYEGRIEHYIKSLVEARIAKMPAELAAAVRVEELEALPDRRNLMVTVPGISDEPRLVYICHMDTVTLGEGWSEGISPLGAQVIGDDLYGRGSCDMKGGLACALSALFSLLGRVAREKRLPRRGFGLVCSVDEEDFMRGVEAAIRAGWVGSDEWVLDTEPTDGQIQVAHKGRTWFEVTMTGVTAHASQPWKGADAVAAMAECVSCIRHAIQATPAHEELGRSTVTFGQIQGGYRPYVVPDECRVWIDMRLVPPTTTEAATRMVEKAIASAESEVPGCHGSYVITGDRPAIERDPGSGLLAALRGACEACNTPAEVGFFTGYTDTAVIAGTCANHNCMSYGPGSLALAHKPDEHVPHADIERVERVLTALLDRELW; this is translated from the coding sequence ATGGACACAGCCTGGAACCTGGCGCAAGACCTGGTGCGCATTGACAGCTCTGACCCCGGCACGTACGAGGGACGAATTGAGCATTACATAAAGTCGCTGGTGGAGGCACGTATCGCCAAGATGCCTGCGGAGCTGGCCGCGGCCGTCCGCGTGGAGGAGCTCGAGGCGCTGCCCGACCGACGCAACCTCATGGTCACCGTTCCCGGCATCTCCGACGAGCCGCGCCTGGTCTACATCTGCCACATGGACACCGTCACCCTAGGCGAGGGCTGGAGCGAGGGCATCAGCCCCCTCGGCGCCCAGGTCATCGGCGACGACCTCTACGGCCGCGGCTCCTGCGACATGAAGGGCGGCCTGGCCTGCGCCCTCTCCGCGCTCTTCTCGCTGCTTGGACGCGTTGCCAGGGAGAAGCGCCTTCCCCGGCGCGGGTTCGGCCTCGTCTGCTCGGTGGACGAGGAGGACTTCATGCGCGGCGTGGAGGCGGCCATCAGGGCCGGCTGGGTGGGCTCCGACGAGTGGGTGCTGGACACCGAGCCCACCGACGGGCAGATTCAGGTGGCCCACAAGGGTCGCACCTGGTTCGAGGTCACCATGACCGGCGTCACCGCCCACGCGAGCCAGCCCTGGAAGGGCGCCGACGCCGTGGCGGCCATGGCCGAGTGCGTGAGCTGCATCCGCCACGCCATCCAGGCCACGCCCGCCCATGAGGAGCTGGGCCGTTCGACCGTCACGTTTGGCCAGATCCAGGGCGGCTACCGTCCCTACGTTGTGCCTGACGAGTGCCGCGTCTGGATTGACATGCGCCTGGTTCCACCCACCACCACCGAGGCGGCCACGCGCATGGTGGAGAAGGCCATTGCCTCGGCCGAGTCCGAGGTCCCCGGATGCCACGGCTCCTACGTCATCACCGGCGACCGCCCGGCCATAGAGCGCGACCCCGGCTCCGGCCTGCTCGCCGCGCTGCGCGGCGCCTGCGAGGCCTGCAACACCCCCGCCGAGGTGGGCTTCTTCACCGGATACACCGACACCGCCGTCATCGCGGGCACCTGTGCCAACCACAACTGCATGAGCTACGGCCCGGGCTCCCTGGCCCTGGCCCACAAGCCCGACGAGCACGTGCCCCACGCCGACATCGAGCGCGTCGAGCGCGTCCTGACCGCGCTTCTTGACCGCGAGCTCTGGTAA
- a CDS encoding LytR/AlgR family response regulator transcription factor, whose protein sequence is MTSLLIVEDERDAAEALLALVRRYEAARNVTFDVDVVGAAFELLDASRTYDICLLDIQLPGINGMEAAELLRSQHRVTSIIFVTDLAQYAVRGYEVDALGFLVKPATFAGLSMNLDRAMREVAQGTNRTLTVPTGDGFRSVPLSQVTHIEVRNHDLVYHTVDGEALRARGSLAQVERELADAPMVRVSRYCLANMALITGVAGDEVTVAGGTALHITRGHKKEIELALARYLGGRR, encoded by the coding sequence GTGACTAGCCTTCTGATTGTGGAGGACGAGAGGGACGCCGCCGAGGCGCTTCTCGCCCTCGTGCGGCGCTACGAGGCCGCGCGAAACGTGACGTTTGACGTGGACGTGGTAGGCGCCGCGTTCGAGCTCCTGGACGCGTCGCGCACCTACGACATCTGCCTTCTGGACATCCAGCTGCCGGGCATCAACGGCATGGAGGCGGCCGAGCTGCTGCGCTCGCAGCACCGCGTGACCAGCATCATCTTTGTGACGGACCTGGCGCAGTACGCCGTGCGCGGCTACGAGGTGGACGCCCTGGGCTTTCTGGTGAAGCCCGCCACCTTCGCGGGCCTCTCAATGAACCTTGACCGCGCCATGCGCGAGGTGGCCCAGGGGACTAACCGCACGCTCACGGTGCCCACCGGCGACGGCTTCAGGTCGGTCCCGCTCTCGCAGGTCACCCACATAGAGGTGCGCAACCACGACCTCGTCTACCACACCGTGGACGGGGAGGCCCTGCGTGCGCGCGGATCTCTGGCCCAGGTGGAGCGCGAGCTGGCGGACGCCCCGATGGTGCGCGTCTCTCGCTATTGCCTGGCAAACATGGCGCTCATCACCGGCGTGGCCGGAGACGAGGTCACCGTGGCGGGCGGCACGGCGCTCCACATCACGCGCGGCCACAAGAAGGAGATCGAGCTCGCCCTGGCCCGCTACCTGGGAGGCCGGAGATGA
- a CDS encoding helix-turn-helix domain-containing protein, translating to MRVDLRVKHDIEARKAAIGLFERGNGYKSAAKALSVPRGTVRQWLCVYRSFGSGVLLSMDGKQARYTYEQKVAAASAVVDGGMTKAEAMAAFGIMSMSPLKKWCALYRRGGAEALRPRPKGRPSGSKARPRTREEELEERCRRLETEVAYLKKLRALVERDGL from the coding sequence ATGCGTGTCGACTTGAGGGTGAAGCACGACATCGAGGCCAGGAAGGCGGCGATCGGGCTCTTCGAGCGAGGCAACGGCTACAAGTCTGCGGCGAAGGCGCTGTCGGTCCCGCGCGGAACCGTGAGACAATGGCTCTGCGTATACCGGTCGTTCGGAAGCGGGGTGCTGCTATCCATGGACGGCAAGCAGGCCAGGTACACATACGAGCAGAAGGTCGCCGCAGCCTCCGCCGTGGTCGACGGCGGCATGACGAAGGCCGAGGCGATGGCGGCGTTCGGCATAATGTCGATGTCGCCGCTCAAGAAGTGGTGCGCGCTATACCGCCGGGGCGGCGCGGAGGCCCTGCGCCCGAGGCCCAAGGGCCGGCCGAGCGGTTCCAAGGCGAGGCCGCGGACCCGCGAGGAGGAGCTCGAGGAGCGCTGCCGAAGGCTCGAGACCGAGGTGGCCTACCTAAAAAAATTGCGTGCCCTGGTCGAGAGGGACGGGCTCTGA
- a CDS encoding IS3 family transposase has translation MRVLREEGHGLGRLLECAGMARSSYYYALSHPKAPTRPELWEAAAEIFSRTANGCGHRQIAMCLRAEQGVRIAYKTTLKMMREMGISCGIRRETDYHRYNSYRGKVGKTFENVIGRDFAADGPWEKMGTDVTEFKQPWGKAYFAPVYDFGSKEIVAWSTSLHPNMAQQHELLDQLVSKKPKGSRPILHSDMGWQYQQAGWCRRLEEAGVVQSMSRKGNCIDNGATEQVFGHIKDEFFRGRTWPDFESFKADLDDFVVHWNTRRRQVKLKGLTPEEFRRQSLAA, from the coding sequence GTGAGGGTCCTGCGCGAAGAGGGGCACGGGCTGGGGCGCCTGCTGGAGTGCGCCGGCATGGCCCGGTCCAGCTACTACTACGCGCTGTCGCACCCGAAGGCTCCCACCAGGCCCGAGCTCTGGGAGGCCGCCGCCGAGATATTCTCGCGCACCGCCAACGGGTGCGGCCACAGGCAGATCGCCATGTGCCTGCGCGCCGAGCAGGGCGTGCGCATAGCCTACAAGACGACGCTGAAGATGATGCGCGAGATGGGCATCAGCTGCGGGATCCGCCGCGAGACCGACTACCACAGGTACAACTCGTACAGGGGCAAGGTCGGAAAGACCTTCGAGAACGTCATCGGCAGGGACTTCGCCGCCGACGGGCCGTGGGAAAAGATGGGCACCGACGTCACCGAGTTCAAGCAGCCCTGGGGCAAGGCCTACTTCGCGCCGGTCTACGACTTCGGCAGCAAGGAGATCGTCGCCTGGTCCACGTCGCTGCACCCCAACATGGCTCAGCAGCACGAGCTGCTCGACCAGCTCGTGTCCAAGAAGCCCAAGGGCTCCAGGCCGATCCTGCACTCGGACATGGGCTGGCAGTACCAGCAGGCCGGTTGGTGCAGGCGGTTGGAGGAGGCCGGCGTGGTGCAGAGCATGTCCCGGAAGGGCAACTGCATCGACAACGGCGCGACGGAGCAGGTGTTCGGCCACATCAAGGACGAGTTCTTCCGTGGAAGGACGTGGCCGGACTTCGAGTCCTTCAAGGCGGACCTCGACGACTTCGTGGTCCATTGGAACACGAGGAGGCGCCAGGTTAAACTGAAGGGACTGACCCCGGAGGAGTTCCGGAGACAGTCCCTTGCGGCGTAG
- a CDS encoding molybdopterin-binding protein — MKLIKTEEAVGHILCQDMTQIIAGKSKGPRFKKGHVVTEEDVPVLLSMGKVNLYVWEMEPGMVHENDAAHRLAELCLGSGCVAAGEPSEGKIGINAACDGVLLVNSERLRAVNATDEVMVATRKGGFAVREGDALAGTRVIPLVVREEVLAAAEAAAAGEKLLEVRPFSARTAAVVATGSEVASGLIEDAFTPVMEAKLAAFGIEVTYRATPGDEMGSVVAAIDGARAEGVDVVVCTGGMSVDPDDNTPGAIKRAGARIVTYGSPVLPGAMLLVGYFDETGADGTVTRSVPVLGVPGCAMYNKATVLDLVLPRVAAGVPLAKADFVELGEGGLCLGCKPCTFPHCPFGR, encoded by the coding sequence ATGAAGCTCATCAAGACCGAGGAGGCCGTGGGCCACATCCTCTGCCAGGACATGACCCAGATCATTGCGGGCAAGTCCAAGGGCCCGCGCTTCAAGAAGGGCCACGTGGTCACCGAGGAGGACGTTCCCGTGCTGCTCAGCATGGGCAAGGTCAACCTCTACGTGTGGGAGATGGAGCCGGGCATGGTGCACGAGAACGATGCCGCGCACCGCCTGGCCGAGCTCTGCCTGGGCTCGGGCTGCGTGGCCGCCGGCGAGCCCTCCGAGGGCAAGATTGGCATCAACGCCGCCTGCGACGGCGTGCTGCTGGTCAACTCCGAGCGCCTGCGGGCCGTCAACGCCACCGACGAGGTCATGGTCGCCACGCGCAAGGGCGGCTTCGCCGTGCGCGAGGGCGACGCCCTGGCGGGTACGCGCGTGATTCCGCTGGTGGTGCGCGAGGAGGTGCTGGCCGCTGCCGAGGCCGCCGCGGCAGGCGAGAAGCTCCTGGAGGTCAGGCCCTTCTCGGCGCGGACGGCGGCGGTCGTTGCGACGGGCTCCGAGGTGGCGAGCGGCCTCATCGAGGACGCGTTCACGCCGGTCATGGAGGCCAAGCTGGCGGCGTTTGGCATCGAGGTCACCTATCGCGCCACGCCGGGAGACGAGATGGGCTCCGTGGTGGCCGCCATCGACGGGGCGCGCGCCGAGGGCGTCGACGTCGTCGTGTGCACGGGCGGCATGAGCGTGGACCCGGACGACAACACGCCGGGCGCCATCAAGCGCGCGGGCGCCCGCATCGTGACGTACGGAAGCCCCGTGCTGCCGGGCGCCATGCTGCTGGTGGGCTACTTCGACGAGACGGGCGCGGACGGCACCGTCACACGGAGCGTGCCCGTGCTGGGCGTGCCGGGCTGCGCCATGTACAACAAGGCCACGGTGCTCGACCTGGTGCTTCCGCGCGTCGCGGCGGGCGTGCCGCTTGCCAAGGCCGACTTCGTCGAGCTGGGCGAGGGAGGCCTGTGCCTGGGCTGCAAGCCCTGCACCTTCCCGCACTGCCCCTTCGGCCGCTAG